From Verrucomicrobia bacterium S94, the proteins below share one genomic window:
- a CDS encoding arylsulfatase, giving the protein MKTALAVLCIAGTIPLLGQAGEKPNILIIWGDDIGTWNISHNNRGMMGYRTPNIDRIAHEGLSFTDYYAQQSCTAGRAAFIGGTVPVRTGMTKVGLPGAKEGWQEQDITIAAVLKTLGYSTGQFGKNHFGDRDEHLPTNHGFDEYFGSLYHLNASEEPENRDYPTDYVLPNGKTFIEQYGPRGVIRSRVNPNGTQTIEDTGPLTKKRMETIDDETVAAAKAYIKRQAETGKPFFCWWNATRMHFRTHVKEEHTGLAGPRGNEYHDGMVEHDMHVGELLDLLDELDIADNTIVMYSTDNGPHFNTWPDAGYTPFRKEKNSNWEGAYRVPAFARWNGHWPAGITLNGLVAHEDWMVTLASAAGKTDLKEDMLDGYEAIGRTYRQHLDGYDMNAYFAQAASYETFEENISASPRKEFFYVNDDGQMVALRLGDWKAVFQENRADAFQIWREPFTELRIPLLFHRKRLFVDPVVRLAIR; this is encoded by the coding sequence ATGAAAACCGCACTTGCCGTACTTTGTATTGCCGGCACCATCCCTTTGCTCGGACAGGCCGGGGAAAAACCGAATATTCTTATTATCTGGGGCGATGATATCGGAACCTGGAACATCAGCCACAACAACCGCGGCATGATGGGCTACCGTACACCGAATATCGACCGGATTGCGCACGAAGGACTCAGCTTTACAGATTATTACGCCCAACAGTCCTGTACCGCCGGGCGGGCGGCCTTCATCGGCGGAACTGTTCCCGTACGGACCGGCATGACCAAAGTCGGCCTGCCCGGCGCCAAAGAAGGCTGGCAGGAACAGGACATCACCATCGCCGCCGTGCTGAAAACACTCGGATATTCCACCGGTCAGTTCGGCAAAAACCACTTCGGCGATCGCGATGAACATCTGCCGACCAACCACGGCTTCGATGAATATTTCGGCAGCCTCTATCACCTGAATGCCTCCGAAGAACCGGAAAACCGCGATTACCCCACCGACTATGTACTGCCCAACGGGAAAACCTTTATCGAGCAGTACGGCCCGCGCGGAGTCATCCGTTCCAGGGTCAATCCGAACGGAACCCAGACGATTGAGGACACCGGACCGCTGACCAAAAAACGGATGGAAACCATCGATGATGAAACCGTCGCAGCGGCCAAGGCGTATATCAAACGGCAGGCCGAAACCGGCAAACCGTTCTTCTGCTGGTGGAACGCCACCCGCATGCATTTCCGCACCCATGTAAAGGAGGAACACACCGGGCTGGCCGGACCGCGGGGAAATGAATACCACGACGGTATGGTGGAGCACGATATGCATGTGGGCGAACTGCTGGATCTGCTGGATGAACTGGACATTGCCGACAACACGATCGTTATGTATTCCACCGACAACGGCCCCCACTTCAACACCTGGCCGGATGCCGGATACACCCCCTTCCGCAAGGAGAAAAACAGCAACTGGGAAGGGGCCTATCGCGTACCCGCCTTTGCCCGCTGGAATGGACACTGGCCGGCCGGCATCACACTGAACGGACTGGTCGCCCACGAAGACTGGATGGTTACCCTCGCTTCCGCGGCCGGGAAAACCGATCTGAAGGAGGATATGCTCGACGGCTATGAAGCCATCGGCCGCACCTACCGCCAGCACCTCGACGGGTACGACATGAACGCCTACTTTGCTCAGGCTGCGAGCTATGAAACCTTTGAAGAGAATATCAGCGCATCACCGCGTAAGGAATTCTTCTATGTCAATGACGACGGCCAGATGGTTGCGCTGCGCCTGGGCGACTGGAAAGCGGTCTTTCAGGAAAACCGCGCCGATGCGTTCCAGATCTGGCGCGAACCGTTTACGGAACTGCGTATTCCCCTGCTCTTCCATCGTAAACGTCTCTTCGTCGACCCCGTAGTCAGGCTTGCGATTCGCTGA
- a CDS encoding phosphate-starvation-inducible E-like protein: protein MKTLLEKFERVIVLTLMSFMMLAVLLTTIEVGVILWQEMLKPPKWLLNVAEMMEVFGFILMVVIGLELLDTIKAYLMKHEIHVEVVLLIALVAVARKVIILDYKTVSPEMMLAVAALVLSMSAGFFLVRHSLSDHRKRSENPDR, encoded by the coding sequence ATGAAAACACTCCTTGAAAAATTTGAACGCGTTATCGTTCTCACCCTGATGAGCTTCATGATGCTTGCTGTGCTTCTCACTACCATCGAAGTGGGGGTTATCCTCTGGCAGGAAATGCTGAAGCCGCCGAAATGGCTGCTGAACGTTGCAGAAATGATGGAAGTCTTCGGGTTTATCCTGATGGTGGTCATCGGTCTTGAACTGCTGGATACGATCAAAGCCTACCTGATGAAGCATGAAATTCATGTGGAGGTTGTACTGCTGATTGCCCTGGTGGCCGTGGCCAGAAAAGTCATCATTCTGGATTACAAAACGGTCAGTCCCGAGATGATGCTGGCGGTTGCCGCACTGGTGCTCTCCATGTCGGCCGGCTTTTTCCTGGTGCGCCATTCCCTGTCCGACCACCGGAAGCGCTCAGAAAACCCGGACCGTTAA
- a CDS encoding transposase, with protein MLSLTGSLRVFLAVEPVDLRKSFNGLHTVVLEQLKEDPCSGALFVFTNRRRTLIKSLYWDGTGMWVMIKRLEQGRFTWPKGVTGDDKKLELAPESLSLLLDGVDLRRGSLKPWYQR; from the coding sequence ATGCTGAGCCTAACAGGATCGCTGCGGGTGTTTCTTGCCGTGGAGCCGGTTGATTTGCGGAAGAGTTTTAACGGGTTGCATACCGTTGTGCTCGAACAACTGAAGGAAGATCCCTGTTCCGGGGCGTTGTTTGTTTTTACGAACCGGCGAAGAACCTTGATCAAATCGCTTTACTGGGATGGAACGGGAATGTGGGTGATGATTAAGCGGTTGGAGCAGGGGCGCTTTACCTGGCCGAAAGGCGTAACGGGCGATGATAAAAAGCTGGAGCTTGCCCCGGAATCCCTATCGCTTCTACTGGACGGAGTGGATCTCAGACGCGGCTCTCTCAAGCCGTGGTATCAGCGATAA
- the ettA gene encoding energy-dependent translational throttle protein EttA yields the protein MAGEYVYTLENLTKQHGAKTILDDVNLSFFFGARIGVIGGNGSGKSSLLKIMAGLDDEFMGQCIIAKNTKIGYLEQEPELTPGKTVQECVMEGVAEQQAKLDRYDEIWELLGGELSDEESDKLNDEVARLQDEIDANNLWEIDRQVEMAMDALRLPEGDQVVDVLSGGEKRRVALCRLLLQNPDVLLLDEPTNHLDAESVGWLEEHLKRFTGTLIVVTHDRYFLSNVTEWILELDAGRAFPYKGNYEAWLEQKQRIAEQTQKLNASRKKLLKQELEWVRMNASSRLTKNKARLKRYEELANQEFDTAEDNLSIQIPVGRRLGRKVVQARDVAKAFGDRLLFDNVNFDLPPGGIVGIIGGNGAGKTTLFKMIIGVEDLTAGTLELGDSVDISYVDQLRDDLDPDKTIWEEISGGEETIEVGGREMSSRAYCARFNFKGAEQQKKVGVLSGGERNRVHLAKLLRGGGNLLMLDEPTNDLDVATLRSLEEGLMNFGGCAVVISHDRWFLDRVATHILAFEGDEVIWHEGNYESFKEFMKKSKGESWSPHRIRYRPLKK from the coding sequence ATGGCAGGAGAATATGTATATACGCTGGAGAATCTGACTAAACAGCATGGCGCCAAAACCATCCTGGACGATGTCAATCTGTCCTTCTTTTTCGGAGCGCGCATCGGCGTAATCGGCGGCAACGGTTCAGGAAAATCGAGTCTATTAAAAATTATGGCCGGACTGGATGACGAATTCATGGGCCAGTGCATCATCGCAAAGAATACAAAAATCGGTTATCTTGAGCAGGAACCGGAACTGACCCCCGGAAAAACCGTGCAGGAATGCGTGATGGAAGGCGTGGCCGAACAGCAGGCCAAGCTGGATCGCTATGATGAAATCTGGGAACTCCTCGGCGGAGAACTTTCTGATGAAGAATCCGACAAACTGAACGATGAAGTGGCCAGACTGCAGGATGAGATTGATGCCAACAACCTCTGGGAGATTGACCGTCAGGTGGAAATGGCCATGGATGCCCTTCGCCTGCCGGAGGGTGACCAGGTTGTGGACGTTCTCTCCGGCGGTGAAAAACGACGTGTGGCCCTCTGCCGTCTGCTCCTTCAGAATCCGGACGTACTGCTGCTCGACGAACCGACCAACCATCTGGACGCCGAATCCGTCGGATGGCTGGAAGAACACCTTAAGCGCTTTACCGGCACACTCATTGTGGTAACACATGACCGTTACTTCCTTTCCAACGTAACCGAATGGATCCTTGAGCTGGATGCGGGACGCGCCTTCCCCTATAAAGGAAATTATGAAGCCTGGCTGGAGCAGAAACAACGGATCGCGGAACAGACACAGAAACTCAACGCCTCCCGTAAAAAACTGCTGAAACAGGAGCTGGAATGGGTGCGCATGAATGCCTCCAGCCGCCTGACTAAAAACAAGGCGCGTCTGAAACGTTATGAAGAACTGGCCAATCAGGAATTCGATACGGCCGAAGATAATCTTTCCATTCAGATTCCCGTCGGCAGACGCCTCGGCCGGAAAGTGGTGCAGGCGCGCGATGTGGCAAAAGCCTTCGGTGACCGTCTACTGTTTGATAACGTCAATTTTGATCTTCCGCCCGGCGGCATCGTCGGGATCATTGGCGGAAACGGTGCAGGTAAGACCACCCTCTTCAAAATGATCATCGGTGTGGAAGACCTGACGGCCGGAACCCTGGAACTGGGCGACAGTGTCGACATCTCCTACGTCGATCAGCTACGCGACGATCTCGATCCCGATAAAACCATCTGGGAGGAAATTTCCGGAGGAGAAGAGACCATTGAGGTCGGCGGACGCGAAATGAGCTCGCGGGCCTATTGCGCGCGTTTTAATTTCAAAGGTGCTGAACAGCAGAAAAAAGTCGGCGTACTTTCCGGCGGCGAGCGCAACCGCGTGCATCTGGCCAAACTGTTACGAGGCGGCGGCAACCTGCTGATGCTCGACGAACCGACCAACGACCTCGATGTGGCAACGCTCCGCTCGCTGGAAGAAGGCCTGATGAATTTCGGCGGATGCGCGGTGGTAATCAGCCATGACCGCTGGTTCCTCGACCGTGTCGCCACCCATATTCTCGCGTTTGAGGGCGATGAAGTTATCTGGCACGAAGGCAACTATGAATCTTTCAAGGAATTCATGAAAAAGTCGAAGGGTGAAAGCTGGAGCCCCCACCGCATTCGTTACCGCCCGCTGAAAAAATAG
- a CDS encoding multidrug efflux RND transporter permease subunit produces the protein MFSHFFIKRPIFAAVISIVIVLLGTFSLVSLPVERYPNIAPPAITVDAAYPGADANTVADTVAAVIEKEVNGVEGMIYMNSVSANDGTMKLTVTFETGADLDMANVLVQNRVAKAIPQLPQEVQRLGVSTQKKSTDANLYIGFTSTNENHDDIFLANYVALRVKDEVARVPGVGEVQSFGAGDYSMRVWLNPEKMKARGLAADDVVNAVREQNLQVAAGQIGEPPVPKGQANQFTIQVKGRLLEAEEFGDIVIRTGDDGRLLRIRDIARVELGARNYIIRSSLNGQPSSTIAVYQIPGENALDVVDGVRAKMEELKAGFPEGMDYTVIYDNTVVVKASIAEVLNTLFVTLILVVLTVYIFLQNFRATVIPSVTIPVALIGTFAAMAGLGYSINQFTLFGLVLVIGIVVDDAIVVVENCTRLIDEQGLPPKEAAMQAMTEVSGPVIATTLVLLSVFVPTSFMPGITGILFKQFAVTISVATVFSSINALTLSPALCGILLRPSKGESQTGLFGAFNKSMNKTRSGYLKIVKQVLRKSAIGLIAFAVMAFAAFSGFSDLPSGFVPQEDEGYCMVNVQLPDAASLERTDKFIKSVNAIIGSTDGIADYMTIAGFSILDGAAIPNAAFSVVTFKHWDERADRPQTEIIGELNKKLAQLKDGVTFAFPMPSLPGVGMSGGLVMMLQDRGGVGMGTLQQVAEEFMNDGNSQSGLQGMYTTFRANVPQLFVDITRDQVLSKNVSMSAVFNALQYFYGSVYMNDFTYMNRVFQVRAQADGKFRREADQIRDLEIRSRDGKMLPLGSVIDVEEILGPQSITRYNMYPSAKIMGQPGGGYSTGQAMAIAENMADRKLPNTMGVEWTELSYQEKAAQGSSNIIYILAIIMVYLVLAAQYESWSIPVSVCLSVPTALLGAVIALKVAAFDNNVYAQVGIVLLIGLCTKTAILIVEFAKVEHEGGKSVFDAAMSAADLRFRAVLMTAFSFILGVIPLVIATGAGAMSRRVLGATVFGGMLVATVASLIFVPMLYYIVQRTAERKQKKAPAALPAETEEDE, from the coding sequence ATGTTCAGCCACTTTTTTATTAAACGCCCTATCTTTGCTGCGGTGATTTCGATTGTCATCGTGCTGCTCGGCACCTTTTCGCTGGTTTCGCTGCCGGTTGAGCGCTACCCGAATATTGCCCCGCCGGCTATTACGGTGGACGCCGCCTACCCCGGTGCCGATGCCAATACCGTCGCCGACACCGTCGCCGCAGTCATCGAAAAAGAGGTCAACGGTGTCGAGGGCATGATCTACATGAACTCCGTCAGCGCCAACGACGGAACCATGAAACTGACCGTGACGTTTGAAACCGGTGCGGATCTGGATATGGCCAATGTACTGGTGCAGAACCGGGTGGCCAAAGCGATTCCCCAGCTTCCGCAGGAAGTACAGCGTCTCGGTGTTTCCACTCAGAAAAAATCGACCGATGCCAACCTGTATATCGGCTTCACCAGTACGAATGAAAATCACGACGACATCTTTCTGGCCAACTACGTGGCCCTCCGGGTGAAAGACGAAGTGGCCCGCGTTCCGGGGGTTGGAGAAGTGCAGTCTTTTGGAGCGGGCGACTATTCCATGCGGGTCTGGCTCAACCCGGAAAAGATGAAAGCGCGGGGTCTGGCGGCCGACGATGTGGTCAATGCGGTCCGCGAACAAAACCTGCAGGTGGCCGCCGGACAGATCGGAGAACCGCCGGTGCCGAAAGGCCAGGCGAATCAGTTTACCATACAGGTGAAGGGCCGTCTGCTGGAGGCCGAAGAATTCGGGGACATTGTCATCCGTACCGGCGACGACGGACGGTTACTGCGTATCCGGGATATTGCCCGGGTCGAACTCGGCGCCCGGAATTATATTATCCGATCAAGCCTCAACGGACAGCCCTCCTCCACCATCGCGGTCTATCAGATCCCCGGCGAAAACGCCCTTGATGTGGTCGACGGCGTCCGCGCCAAAATGGAAGAACTCAAGGCCGGTTTTCCTGAAGGTATGGATTACACCGTAATCTACGACAACACAGTGGTCGTTAAAGCCTCCATCGCCGAGGTGCTCAATACCCTGTTCGTGACACTGATCCTTGTGGTTCTGACCGTATATATTTTCCTGCAGAATTTCCGCGCCACGGTCATTCCCTCCGTCACGATTCCGGTCGCTCTGATCGGCACCTTCGCCGCCATGGCGGGACTGGGCTATTCCATCAACCAGTTTACGCTGTTCGGACTGGTCCTGGTCATCGGCATTGTGGTGGATGATGCGATTGTGGTGGTGGAAAACTGCACGCGTCTTATTGATGAGCAAGGACTTCCGCCGAAAGAAGCGGCCATGCAGGCGATGACCGAGGTTTCCGGACCGGTCATTGCAACGACGCTGGTCCTGCTTTCCGTATTTGTCCCGACTTCATTCATGCCGGGAATCACCGGTATTCTGTTCAAACAGTTTGCCGTAACCATCTCCGTGGCCACTGTTTTTTCCAGTATCAATGCATTAACCCTCAGCCCGGCTCTGTGCGGAATTCTACTGCGCCCGTCTAAAGGCGAATCTCAAACCGGACTCTTCGGTGCCTTCAATAAAAGCATGAACAAAACCCGTTCGGGGTATCTGAAAATTGTAAAACAGGTACTCCGCAAATCAGCTATCGGCCTGATCGCTTTTGCGGTCATGGCCTTTGCGGCATTCTCCGGATTTTCCGACCTGCCCAGCGGCTTTGTACCTCAGGAAGACGAAGGCTACTGCATGGTCAATGTCCAGCTTCCGGATGCAGCTTCGCTGGAGCGCACGGATAAATTCATTAAATCGGTCAATGCCATTATCGGCAGTACCGACGGTATTGCCGACTACATGACCATTGCCGGATTCTCCATTCTCGACGGCGCGGCCATTCCGAACGCGGCCTTCAGTGTGGTGACATTTAAACACTGGGATGAACGGGCCGACCGGCCGCAGACGGAAATCATCGGTGAACTGAATAAGAAACTGGCACAACTGAAAGACGGCGTTACGTTCGCGTTCCCGATGCCCTCCCTTCCGGGGGTTGGCATGTCCGGCGGTTTGGTGATGATGCTTCAGGACCGCGGCGGTGTCGGAATGGGCACCCTGCAGCAGGTCGCCGAGGAATTCATGAACGACGGAAATTCCCAGTCCGGCCTGCAGGGCATGTACACCACTTTCCGCGCCAATGTTCCCCAGCTTTTTGTGGATATTACACGCGATCAGGTCCTGTCCAAAAATGTCTCCATGAGTGCCGTTTTCAATGCCCTGCAGTATTTCTACGGCTCGGTCTATATGAACGACTTCACCTATATGAACCGTGTCTTTCAGGTTCGTGCCCAGGCCGATGGAAAATTCCGCCGTGAAGCCGACCAGATCCGCGATCTGGAAATCCGCAGCCGCGATGGAAAAATGCTGCCGCTCGGATCCGTAATCGATGTAGAGGAAATTCTCGGTCCACAGTCCATCACCCGTTACAACATGTATCCCTCCGCAAAAATCATGGGGCAGCCCGGCGGCGGTTACAGCACCGGCCAGGCCATGGCAATTGCGGAAAATATGGCCGACCGAAAACTGCCGAATACGATGGGCGTCGAGTGGACCGAGCTCTCCTACCAGGAAAAGGCCGCCCAGGGCTCATCAAACATCATTTACATTCTCGCCATTATAATGGTCTATCTGGTGCTGGCGGCGCAGTATGAAAGCTGGAGCATTCCGGTTTCCGTCTGTCTGTCGGTACCCACGGCTCTGCTTGGAGCGGTCATCGCCCTGAAAGTAGCGGCATTTGACAACAACGTCTATGCCCAGGTCGGCATCGTTCTGCTGATCGGTCTCTGTACGAAAACGGCCATTCTGATTGTGGAGTTTGCCAAAGTGGAGCATGAAGGAGGAAAATCCGTTTTTGATGCAGCGATGAGTGCGGCCGACCTGCGTTTCCGGGCGGTTCTGATGACCGCATTCTCTTTTATTCTCGGGGTTATTCCGCTGGTTATCGCAACCGGAGCTGGGGCGATGAGCCGGCGCGTGCTCGGCGCCACTGTTTTTGGCGGAATGCTTGTGGCCACTGTTGCCAGTTTGATTTTTGTGCCGATGCTGTATTACATTGTTCAGCGTACCGCAGAAAGAAAACAGAAGAAGGCCCCGGCCGCACTTCCGGCAGAAACCGAAGAGGATGAATAA
- a CDS encoding glutaminase, with protein MYSGFTASQLQAAVNKAYADFKDLNEGRNADYIPILKETPSDLFGIVLAAPDGTLFTAGDTDYTFSIQSISKPFTTALVLNRFGPDELEKKIGFEPTGLPFNSKLALEIHEKRSVNPLVNAGALAAVSMIEADSEDKRWYLIRQNLSDFAGTELQLLEKVYKSEYDTAWSNRGIANLLYSYSRLYCDPEEALRVYTKQCALGVSCKDLAIMGATLANGGKNPVTGKQVLKKEHVPELLAIMATAGFYDESGEWMAEAGLPAKTGVGGGILAVAPGKFAIAAFSPRLNPAGNSIKAMKAIRQIAGELGLGIYGANPE; from the coding sequence ATGTATTCCGGGTTTACCGCGTCACAGCTTCAGGCCGCTGTCAACAAAGCCTATGCAGACTTCAAAGACCTGAACGAGGGCAGGAACGCGGACTATATTCCAATTCTGAAAGAAACCCCCAGCGATCTTTTCGGCATCGTACTGGCCGCCCCCGACGGCACCCTGTTCACCGCCGGCGACACCGACTACACCTTTTCCATTCAATCCATCTCAAAACCGTTCACAACCGCATTGGTCCTGAACCGGTTCGGCCCCGATGAACTGGAAAAGAAAATCGGCTTTGAACCCACCGGTCTTCCTTTCAATTCCAAACTCGCCCTGGAAATCCACGAAAAACGGTCGGTCAATCCTCTTGTGAATGCCGGGGCCCTTGCAGCGGTCAGTATGATTGAGGCGGATTCCGAGGATAAACGCTGGTATCTGATCCGCCAGAATCTCAGCGACTTTGCCGGAACCGAACTCCAGTTGCTGGAAAAGGTCTACAAATCGGAATACGATACCGCCTGGAGCAACCGAGGGATCGCCAACCTGCTGTACAGTTACAGCCGGCTCTACTGCGATCCGGAGGAAGCTCTTCGGGTTTATACCAAACAGTGCGCTCTCGGCGTCAGCTGCAAGGACCTGGCAATTATGGGGGCCACACTGGCCAACGGCGGAAAAAATCCCGTCACCGGAAAACAGGTCCTGAAAAAAGAGCATGTCCCCGAACTGCTGGCCATTATGGCTACGGCCGGGTTTTACGACGAATCCGGCGAATGGATGGCGGAAGCGGGACTGCCCGCGAAAACCGGCGTCGGCGGGGGCATCCTCGCTGTCGCCCCGGGGAAATTTGCCATTGCGGCCTTTTCGCCGCGATTGAATCCGGCGGGCAATTCCATTAAGGCGATGAAAGCCATCCGTCAGATTGCCGGCGAACTCGGTCTGGGGATTTACGGAGCAAACCCGGAATAG
- a CDS encoding efflux RND transporter periplasmic adaptor subunit, producing the protein MNKRFLSGAFSALILAGCTPKNEFQPPPPPEVGVQKPVVKDVTIFASFPGRVEASDKVDIRARVTGFLKSIEFTDGQRVNKGDLLFTIEPEQYEAAVNAAKAQLAQAQAALKLAEATLQRNQNAYKTKAVSEVDVLTAEANKDSAAAAVMAAEAGLEKAMLDLSYTEIHAPFSGRVARRSLSVGNLVGSGNPTLLTTIVAETPIDVFFNVDERTLMPFLREGRGTTDDKKKMPPVKLELADGIQHTEEGTVDYSDPEIDPATGTLRVRAEFPNTNINLIPGMYGNILLPKAIKKAILVPDMAIQRDLSGAFVLIVNDANTVESRYIQRGALVGTDRIVTDGLHVDEQVIVNGLQRARPGIPVRIAAQEPQPSTEKEAAPAAE; encoded by the coding sequence ATGAATAAACGGTTTCTTTCCGGTGCTTTTTCCGCCCTGATTCTGGCTGGGTGTACCCCGAAAAATGAATTCCAGCCTCCACCGCCGCCCGAAGTGGGAGTGCAGAAACCGGTCGTGAAAGATGTCACCATCTTCGCCAGCTTTCCCGGTCGTGTTGAGGCCTCGGACAAAGTGGATATCCGTGCCCGTGTCACGGGTTTCCTGAAATCCATCGAATTTACTGATGGCCAGCGGGTGAACAAAGGTGACCTGCTCTTCACCATCGAGCCGGAACAGTATGAAGCGGCAGTCAATGCCGCCAAAGCCCAGCTGGCCCAGGCGCAGGCCGCACTGAAGCTGGCCGAGGCCACCTTGCAGCGCAACCAAAACGCCTACAAAACCAAGGCGGTTTCGGAAGTGGATGTGCTTACGGCCGAAGCCAATAAAGATTCCGCCGCCGCGGCAGTGATGGCCGCCGAAGCCGGACTCGAAAAGGCCATGCTGGATCTGTCCTATACCGAAATTCACGCCCCGTTTTCCGGGCGCGTGGCCCGGCGCTCGCTCTCCGTCGGCAATCTGGTCGGCAGTGGTAATCCCACCCTGCTGACCACCATTGTGGCGGAAACACCTATTGATGTCTTTTTCAACGTCGATGAACGCACGCTGATGCCGTTTCTGCGCGAAGGACGCGGCACCACCGACGATAAGAAAAAAATGCCGCCGGTGAAACTCGAACTGGCCGACGGCATACAGCATACCGAAGAGGGTACCGTGGATTATTCCGATCCGGAAATTGATCCGGCTACCGGCACCCTGCGGGTTCGGGCTGAATTTCCCAATACAAACATCAATCTGATTCCCGGCATGTACGGCAACATCCTGCTTCCGAAAGCAATCAAAAAAGCCATACTGGTTCCCGACATGGCCATTCAGCGCGATCTCAGCGGAGCCTTTGTACTGATCGTGAACGATGCAAATACAGTGGAAAGCCGCTATATTCAGCGTGGTGCACTGGTGGGTACGGACCGTATTGTCACCGACGGACTGCACGTCGACGAACAGGTGATTGTCAACGGCCTGCAGCGCGCCCGACCGGGTATCCCCGTGCGCATTGCAGCACAGGAACCTCAACCCTCCACCGAAAAAGAAGCCGCCCCGGCTGCTGAATAG
- a CDS encoding IS66 family transposase: protein MHPMDFNRENFDLLLEKSASFEALESESEQLKSKIKILEEKVQYLLKKLFGRSSEKLSPDQMELAFEELYALQKQLEEAEESADEMPQPEDPKDSRRGKRKPLKERVPEDLPVERVVIIPDEVQEEPELYKKIGEETVEELDVVPSRYFRRIIVREKYVLIDDREAAPVIAPAPERLIQNSYASAGLIAQIILNKYCDHLPLYRQEWILKYRYDIEVSRKTMGNWMYLTANWLTMIYESLRNEIRQSGYIQADETVIKHQDKQKDYCPNGYLWVYHSPGVGALFEWFASRANECLDGMLTDFSGYLQSDGYEAYPCWLNKPDHTEEKESIIHAGCWAHARRKFVEAGDSISRKIVKHIAKLYRIETDLRKTPELDRSAVRQKDASPILEKLKTILEREKTRQLPKSKLGEAIRYTLSRWDSLTHYVDHSRLEIDNNLVENAIRPTAIGKKNFLFFGSPDSGQTSAVIYSLVETCRKLDINPADYLREVLDALPTMDSRDAPDWTPAQWKARRENAEPAPSSKTLSASREAA from the coding sequence ATGCATCCCATGGATTTTAATCGGGAAAACTTCGATCTGCTGCTGGAGAAGAGCGCTTCTTTTGAAGCGCTCGAATCCGAAAGTGAGCAGCTTAAATCCAAAATAAAAATCCTGGAAGAGAAGGTTCAGTATCTGCTGAAGAAACTGTTCGGGCGCAGTTCGGAAAAACTGAGTCCGGATCAGATGGAGCTGGCCTTTGAAGAACTCTACGCATTGCAGAAGCAGCTGGAGGAGGCCGAAGAGTCGGCGGATGAGATGCCGCAACCGGAGGATCCAAAAGACTCTCGTCGCGGGAAACGTAAACCACTGAAAGAACGGGTGCCGGAAGATCTGCCTGTTGAACGGGTTGTGATCATTCCGGATGAAGTACAGGAAGAACCGGAGCTCTATAAGAAAATTGGCGAAGAAACGGTTGAAGAACTCGACGTGGTTCCGTCCCGTTACTTTCGTCGTATTATTGTCCGCGAAAAATATGTCCTGATCGATGATCGTGAAGCCGCTCCGGTGATTGCCCCGGCCCCGGAGCGACTGATTCAAAACAGCTATGCCTCAGCCGGACTCATCGCACAGATTATTCTGAACAAATACTGCGACCATCTTCCCCTGTATCGACAGGAATGGATTTTAAAGTATCGGTACGATATCGAAGTCAGTCGGAAAACGATGGGCAACTGGATGTATCTGACGGCCAATTGGCTGACGATGATTTATGAATCCCTTCGAAATGAAATTCGACAAAGTGGATATATTCAGGCCGACGAAACTGTTATCAAGCATCAGGACAAGCAAAAGGACTACTGTCCTAACGGATACCTATGGGTTTATCACAGCCCGGGGGTCGGCGCGCTGTTCGAATGGTTCGCAAGCCGGGCCAATGAGTGTCTGGACGGAATGCTCACGGATTTTTCCGGCTATCTGCAAAGCGACGGCTACGAAGCGTATCCATGCTGGTTGAATAAACCGGACCACACTGAAGAAAAAGAATCCATCATCCATGCAGGGTGCTGGGCCCATGCACGTCGCAAGTTCGTAGAGGCCGGCGACTCCATCTCGCGCAAAATCGTCAAACACATCGCCAAGCTCTACCGCATCGAAACCGACCTGCGGAAGACGCCTGAACTCGACCGATCCGCAGTTCGTCAGAAGGACGCATCACCCATCCTGGAAAAACTGAAAACCATTCTGGAGCGAGAAAAGACACGTCAGCTCCCGAAAAGCAAACTCGGCGAAGCCATTCGCTACACTCTGAGCCGGTGGGACAGCCTCACTCATTATGTCGATCACAGCCGCCTGGAAATCGACAACAACCTCGTGGAGAATGCCATCCGGCCCACGGCCATCGGCAAGAAGAACTTCCTGTTCTTCGGCAGCCCGGACTCCGGACAGACCAGCGCAGTCATTTACAGCCTGGTCGAAACCTGTCGCAAACTCGATATCAACCCCGCCGACTATCTGAGAGAAGTCCTGGACGCCCTGCCGACCATGGACAGTCGGGATGCCCCCGACTGGACGCCAGCCCAATGGAAGGCGCGCCGGGAAAACGCCGAACCTGCTCCATCATCCAAGACCTTATCAGCATCTCGCGAGGCTGCATAG